CTGCCGTTATCCGAAATCCGGAAGGAAACAACATCCTTCGCGCAACCACGTTTCGTGTGGTCGGTGTGCCCACCGGTGGCTGGCGCTTGCTCAGCGGAAAGGGCGAGCGCGAAAAGCAGCACACGCTCGACGCAGGGGATGCCAACACCCTGCTGCTCAACTATCGTCGATTCAACCGGGTCATTGCGCTTAGCCCAGCCACTGAAGAAGAGAAGCACGCGTACTACAGCCGTGTGCAGGGATCGCACGAGAACGCGCCGGCGCGCACACCTCAAAAGCTAGACGATGGCTGGCCGGTGTCATCGCCGGAAGACGCCGGCTTCGATCCCGAGACACTCAAAGCGCTGACGCGGGCGATCGGTGGGTTCGATCCACGCGACCGGCGACCGCAGTTGATTCACTCGGTGCTCGTCTCGCGCGCTGGTCGCCTCGTCTATGAAGAGTACTTCTACGGGCACAATCGCGAGAAGCGCCATGACGTGCGCTCCCTCGGCAAGGTATTCGGTTCCGTCATGATCGGCGCGCTGAGACAGCAAGGGCATGCGATCACGACGGATCATCGTCCGGTCGCCAGCGTCCTGAAGTCGGCCGGCCAGCCGCTCGGCGACAAGAGGAAGGCCGACATCACGTTAGCGCACCTCATGACCTACACCAGTGGCCTGGACTGCGATGTGAACGCGCAATCCGCTGGCAACGAAGAGAGCATGTGGGCACAGGATGCCGAGCCGAACTATTGGCTGTACACCGCAAAGCTCCCGATGCTACACGACCCTGGCGTGCGCTACGCCTATTGCTCCGGTAGTGCCAACCTGGTCGGCGTCACGCTAAGTGAATTCGGTAATGCGTCCGTACACGAGTTGTTCAATGAGCTGATCGCCAAGCCGCTTCAGTTCGGACCCTACCATTGGGCGCTAGCACCGAATGGCGAAGGGTATCTCGGGGGCGGCGCCTACATGCGCCCACGCGACGTCCTGAAGATCGGTGCGATGTTTGCAGCGCAAGGCGCTTGGAACGGTCTGCAGATTATCGATAAGGGCTGGGTTGAAGAGTCGACCAAGGCCAGAGTTGCCATCTCACCCGCAACCACGGGGATGACTGAGACCGTCTTCGAGAACAGCTACTTTCGCAGCGAGCAGGCCTACATCTGGTCGGTGAAGGCGATTACCGTTGGTGCACGGCGCTATCGGGCGTTCCAGGCGAGTGGGAACGGCGGCCAGTTGCTC
This genomic window from Pseudomonadota bacterium contains:
- a CDS encoding serine hydrolase is translated as MTRLIPRSALWGALLLLTLGSGSAVALDDRQAGTDPLGLWVWRTEAPNDQVALTITRTDGAWRAEIDGHAMAATLEEGALSVSAPDGQRFVGTLGASGALLEGYWFQPPSDLDYQFVATPVALPAVKTNRWGAVIDIQPRPYHVFLDIFEADGAVSAVIRNPEGNNILRATTFRVVGVPTGGWRLLSGKGEREKQHTLDAGDANTLLLNYRRFNRVIALSPATEEEKHAYYSRVQGSHENAPARTPQKLDDGWPVSSPEDAGFDPETLKALTRAIGGFDPRDRRPQLIHSVLVSRAGRLVYEEYFYGHNREKRHDVRSLGKVFGSVMIGALRQQGHAITTDHRPVASVLKSAGQPLGDKRKADITLAHLMTYTSGLDCDVNAQSAGNEESMWAQDAEPNYWLYTAKLPMLHDPGVRYAYCSGSANLVGVTLSEFGNASVHELFNELIAKPLQFGPYHWALAPNGEGYLGGGAYMRPRDVLKIGAMFAAQGAWNGLQIIDKGWVEESTKARVAISPATTGMTETVFENSYFRSEQAYIWSVKAITVGARRYRAFQASGNGGQLLIVVPELDLAVAISGGNYRMGGIWGRWRNFIVGEHVIPALTDTP